The proteins below are encoded in one region of Pseudomonas putida NBRC 14164:
- the uvrD gene encoding DNA helicase II gives MHTDDLSLLLNSLNDAQRQAVAAKLGRQLVLAGAGSGKTRVLVHRIAWLIQVEQASPHSILSVTFTNKAAAEMRHRIEQLLGINPAGMWVGTFHGLAHRLLRAHWQEARLVQNFQILDSDDQQRLIKRVMRELGLDEQKWPARQAQWFINGQKDEGLRPQHIQAGGDLFLATMREVYTAYEQACERAGVIDFSELLLRALDLWRDHPGLLEHYQRRFQHVLVDEFQDTNAVQYAWLRLLARGGASLMAVGDDDQSIYGWRGAKIENIHQYTADFPDAEMIRLEQNYRSTGGILKAANALIVNNTGRLGKELWTDMGEGEPLTLYAAYNEHDEARYVVETIESLVKQGNARNEIAILYRSNAQSRVLEEALLRERIPYRIYGGQRFFERAEIKNAMAYLRLIEGRGNDAALERVINVPPRGIGEKTVEAIREHARHSQLSMWEAMCQLLAAKAMKGRAASALGAFIELIEGLAAKVTDMPLHTMTQTTIEQSGLITYHQEEKGEKGQARVENLEELVSAARNFESTDEDADLSPLSAFLGHASLEAGDTQADEHEDSVQLMTLHSAKGLEFPYVFLVGMEEGLFPHKMSLEEPGRLEEERRLAYVGITRAMRQLVMTYAETRRLYGSETYNKVSRFVREIPAGLIQEVRLSNSVSRPFSGAKTATNSNLFANANIPQTAFNLGQRVQHAVFGEGVILNFEGSGAQARVQVNFAEGSKWLMLGYAKLEAI, from the coding sequence ATGCACACAGATGACCTCTCCCTCCTGCTGAACTCCCTCAACGATGCTCAACGCCAGGCCGTCGCGGCCAAGCTCGGGCGTCAACTGGTGCTTGCTGGCGCCGGCTCCGGTAAAACCCGCGTGCTGGTGCACCGCATCGCCTGGCTGATCCAGGTGGAGCAGGCATCGCCGCATTCGATCCTGTCGGTGACCTTCACCAACAAGGCGGCGGCAGAAATGCGCCACCGGATCGAGCAACTGCTGGGGATCAACCCGGCAGGCATGTGGGTCGGCACCTTCCACGGCCTCGCCCATCGCCTGCTGCGGGCCCACTGGCAGGAAGCGCGGCTGGTGCAGAACTTCCAGATCCTCGACAGCGATGACCAGCAGCGCCTGATCAAGCGGGTCATGCGCGAGCTGGGCCTGGACGAGCAGAAGTGGCCGGCACGCCAGGCCCAGTGGTTCATCAACGGGCAGAAGGACGAAGGCCTGCGCCCGCAGCATATACAGGCTGGGGGCGACCTGTTCCTGGCGACCATGCGCGAGGTGTATACCGCCTACGAACAGGCCTGTGAGCGCGCCGGGGTCATCGACTTCTCCGAACTGTTGCTGCGCGCCCTGGACCTGTGGCGCGACCACCCGGGCCTGCTTGAGCACTACCAGCGGCGCTTCCAGCATGTGCTGGTAGACGAATTCCAGGATACCAACGCCGTGCAGTACGCCTGGCTGCGCCTGCTGGCACGCGGTGGTGCCAGCCTGATGGCGGTGGGCGACGACGACCAGTCGATCTACGGCTGGCGCGGTGCCAAGATCGAGAACATCCACCAGTACACGGCCGACTTCCCCGACGCCGAAATGATCCGCCTGGAGCAGAACTACCGCTCCACCGGCGGCATCCTCAAGGCCGCCAACGCGCTGATCGTCAACAACACCGGGCGCCTGGGCAAAGAACTGTGGACCGACATGGGCGAAGGCGAACCGCTGACCCTGTACGCGGCCTACAACGAGCACGACGAAGCGCGCTACGTGGTTGAAACCATCGAAAGCCTGGTCAAGCAGGGCAATGCGCGTAACGAAATCGCCATCCTGTACCGTTCCAACGCCCAGTCGCGGGTGCTGGAAGAGGCCCTGCTGCGCGAGCGTATCCCCTACCGCATCTATGGTGGCCAGCGCTTCTTCGAACGCGCCGAAATCAAGAACGCCATGGCTTACCTGCGGCTGATCGAAGGGCGTGGCAACGACGCGGCCCTGGAGCGGGTGATCAACGTGCCGCCACGCGGCATTGGCGAGAAGACCGTCGAAGCCATCCGTGAGCATGCCCGCCACAGCCAGCTGTCGATGTGGGAAGCCATGTGCCAGCTGCTGGCGGCCAAGGCCATGAAGGGCCGCGCCGCCAGCGCCCTGGGCGCCTTCATCGAGCTGATCGAGGGGTTGGCTGCCAAGGTCACGGACATGCCCCTGCATACCATGACCCAGACCACCATCGAACAGTCCGGGCTGATCACCTATCACCAGGAAGAAAAGGGTGAAAAGGGCCAGGCACGGGTAGAAAACCTTGAGGAACTGGTGAGCGCGGCGCGCAACTTCGAGTCCACCGACGAAGACGCCGATCTCTCGCCGCTCTCGGCCTTCCTCGGCCATGCCTCGCTCGAAGCCGGCGATACCCAGGCCGACGAGCATGAGGACAGCGTCCAGCTGATGACCTTGCACAGCGCCAAGGGCCTGGAGTTCCCGTATGTGTTCCTGGTGGGCATGGAAGAAGGCCTGTTCCCGCACAAGATGAGCCTGGAAGAGCCCGGCCGCCTGGAAGAGGAACGCCGCCTGGCCTATGTCGGGATTACCCGCGCCATGCGCCAACTGGTCATGACCTACGCCGAAACACGTCGCCTGTATGGCAGCGAGACCTACAACAAGGTGTCGCGTTTCGTACGTGAAATTCCGGCCGGCCTGATTCAGGAAGTGCGCCTGTCCAACAGCGTCAGCCGCCCGTTCAGTGGGGCCAAGACGGCCACCAACAGCAACCTGTTCGCCAATGCCAATATTCCGCAGACAGCGTTCAACCTCGGTCAGCGTGTGCAACATGCGGTGTTTGGCGAAGGCGTGATCCTCAACTTCGAGGGTTCGGGCGCCCAGGCACGGGTGCAGGTGAACTTTGCCGAAGGCAGCAAGTGGCTGATGCTGGGGTACGCCAAGCTCGAAGCCATCTGA
- a CDS encoding Tim44 domain-containing protein, producing MQRFLSIALALCVGLTLSLDANAKRFGGGKSSGSAPIHQTRQATPTTPAAAPAAAPGRAAPAASGASRWLGPLAGLAAGGLLASMFMGDGFEGFQIMDFLIVALIAFLVFRFIAARRRQQQPQMAMPGHAPMQREAHNQPAQQSVFGGSAAPAAAAPVINAPAWFNEQSFLAAARNHFQSLQQHWDANEMDKITEFVTPQMLEFLKRERAELGDGFQSTYIDNLEVQLDGIDDRADRTDATLTFRGVSKNSRFDQGEVFSESWHMVRAPGENQPWLVAGIRQNG from the coding sequence ATGCAACGTTTTCTTAGCATCGCACTGGCGCTCTGCGTCGGCCTGACGCTGAGCCTGGACGCCAACGCCAAGCGTTTCGGCGGCGGCAAGAGCTCGGGCTCCGCGCCTATCCACCAGACCCGCCAGGCTACGCCAACCACGCCTGCCGCCGCACCGGCTGCCGCACCTGGTCGTGCAGCTCCGGCCGCCAGCGGTGCTTCGCGCTGGCTGGGCCCACTGGCCGGCCTGGCCGCCGGTGGCCTGCTGGCGTCCATGTTCATGGGCGACGGTTTCGAGGGCTTCCAGATCATGGACTTCCTGATCGTGGCGCTCATCGCCTTCCTGGTGTTCCGCTTCATTGCCGCACGCCGCCGCCAGCAGCAGCCGCAAATGGCCATGCCAGGCCATGCGCCGATGCAGCGTGAAGCTCACAACCAGCCGGCACAGCAATCGGTGTTTGGTGGTTCGGCTGCACCTGCCGCCGCTGCCCCGGTGATCAACGCCCCGGCCTGGTTCAACGAGCAAAGCTTCCTGGCTGCTGCCCGTAACCACTTCCAGTCGCTGCAGCAGCACTGGGATGCCAACGAAATGGACAAGATCACCGAGTTCGTCACCCCGCAAATGCTCGAGTTCCTCAAGCGTGAGCGTGCTGAACTGGGTGACGGCTTCCAGTCCACCTACATCGACAACCTCGAAGTACAGCTGGACGGTATCGACGACCGAGCCGACCGTACCGACGCCACCCTGACCTTCCGTGGCGTGTCGAAGAACTCGCGCTTCGACCAGGGCGAAGTGTTCAGCGAAAGCTGGCACATGGTTCGCGCCCCAGGCGAGAACCAGCCTTGGCTGGTCGCCGGTATCCGTCAAAACGGCTAA
- a CDS encoding SMI1/KNR4 family protein — MEEVIEQLREANQPVPVPLELPDEDQLVEIEEELFINIPFVFKEFLLTVSDVVYGSLEPVTVTDPQSHTYLPDVAANAWDAGVPRDLIPLCQDGDNYYCVEEDGTVVLWDAEEEIAGEESWESVWHWARDVWLES; from the coding sequence GTGGAAGAAGTGATCGAACAACTCCGTGAAGCCAATCAGCCAGTGCCGGTGCCCCTGGAGCTTCCCGACGAGGACCAGTTGGTCGAAATCGAAGAAGAGCTGTTCATCAACATACCGTTCGTGTTCAAAGAGTTTCTACTGACCGTCAGCGACGTGGTGTATGGCTCGCTGGAGCCGGTGACTGTCACCGACCCACAATCGCACACCTACCTGCCCGACGTCGCCGCCAACGCCTGGGATGCCGGCGTGCCGCGCGACCTGATTCCGCTGTGCCAGGACGGCGACAACTACTACTGCGTCGAAGAAGACGGCACCGTGGTGCTGTGGGATGCGGAAGAGGAAATCGCCGGTGAAGAGAGCTGGGAGTCGGTGTGGCACTGGGCGCGGGATGTGTGGCTGGAGAGCTGA
- a CDS encoding cation:proton antiporter: protein MHAISFIQDLAVIMMVAGVVTIVFHRLKQPVVLGYIVAGFIIGPHTPPFGLIHDEETIKILAELGVIFLMFCLGLEFSLRKLFKVGATAFIAAFLEIVLMIWIGFEIGRWFGWSTMDSLFLGAILAISSTTIIVKALNDLKMKNERFAQLIFGVLIVEDILGIGIIALLSGIAVSGSVSSGEVFSTVGKLSLFMIVALVIGILLVPRLLAYVAKFESNEMLLITVLGLCFGFCLLVVKLEYSMVLGAFLIGAIMAESRQLLKIERLIEPVRDLFSAIFFVAIGLMIDPQVLVDYAWPIVVITLAVVLGKMLSCGMGAFIAGNDGRTSLRVGMGLSQIGEFSFIIAALGMTLQVTSDFLYPVAVAVSAITTLLTPYLIRAADPLSQKLGNVVPSRLARVLSLYGEWLRNIQPQGESAMLAAMIRRILLQVGVNLALVIAIFFSGGYFAGRIGNWLSEWVSDVSQQKAMIWGAALLLSLPFLIAAYRKLKALSMLLAEMGVKPEMAGRHTQRVRRVIAEVIPLLSLLVIFLLLSALSASILPTSELLLVIAVVAAVVVALLWRWFIRVHTRMQIALLETLENSRENTH, encoded by the coding sequence ATGCATGCCATCAGCTTCATCCAGGACCTGGCAGTCATCATGATGGTCGCTGGCGTGGTCACCATAGTTTTTCACCGCCTCAAGCAGCCGGTGGTGCTGGGCTACATTGTCGCCGGCTTCATCATCGGCCCGCACACCCCGCCATTCGGCCTGATCCATGACGAAGAGACCATCAAGATCCTTGCCGAACTGGGGGTGATCTTCCTGATGTTCTGCCTGGGGCTCGAATTCAGCCTGCGCAAGCTGTTCAAGGTGGGCGCCACGGCATTCATCGCGGCGTTCCTGGAAATCGTGCTGATGATCTGGATCGGTTTCGAGATCGGCCGCTGGTTCGGCTGGAGCACCATGGATTCACTGTTCCTCGGCGCGATCCTGGCCATTTCCTCGACCACCATCATCGTCAAGGCACTGAACGACCTGAAGATGAAGAACGAGCGCTTCGCCCAGCTGATCTTCGGCGTACTGATCGTGGAGGACATCCTCGGCATCGGCATTATCGCCCTGCTGTCCGGCATCGCTGTCAGCGGCTCGGTCAGCTCGGGGGAAGTGTTCTCCACCGTAGGAAAATTGTCGCTGTTCATGATCGTTGCCTTGGTCATCGGCATTCTGCTGGTGCCGCGGCTGCTGGCCTATGTGGCCAAGTTCGAAAGCAACGAAATGCTGCTGATTACCGTGCTTGGCCTGTGCTTCGGCTTCTGCCTGTTGGTGGTCAAGCTGGAGTACAGCATGGTGCTGGGCGCCTTCCTGATTGGCGCGATCATGGCCGAATCGCGTCAGTTGCTGAAGATCGAACGCCTGATCGAGCCGGTACGTGACCTGTTCAGCGCCATCTTCTTCGTCGCCATCGGCCTGATGATCGACCCTCAGGTACTCGTCGATTACGCCTGGCCGATCGTGGTCATTACCTTGGCGGTGGTACTGGGCAAGATGCTCTCCTGTGGCATGGGGGCGTTCATTGCCGGTAATGACGGGCGCACGTCGCTGAGGGTGGGCATGGGCCTTTCGCAGATTGGCGAGTTTTCCTTCATCATCGCGGCGCTGGGCATGACGCTGCAGGTGACCAGCGACTTCCTATACCCGGTGGCGGTCGCAGTATCGGCCATCACCACGCTGTTGACGCCTTACCTGATCCGTGCGGCCGACCCGCTGTCGCAAAAGCTTGGCAATGTGGTGCCCAGCCGCCTGGCGCGGGTGCTTTCGTTGTATGGCGAGTGGTTGCGCAACATCCAGCCGCAGGGCGAGAGCGCCATGCTGGCCGCAATGATCCGGCGCATCCTGTTGCAGGTGGGAGTGAACCTGGCGCTGGTGATCGCCATCTTCTTCAGTGGTGGTTACTTTGCGGGGCGTATCGGCAACTGGCTCAGTGAGTGGGTCAGCGATGTCAGCCAGCAGAAGGCGATGATCTGGGGGGCGGCGTTGTTGCTGTCGCTGCCATTCCTGATCGCTGCCTATCGCAAGCTCAAGGCGCTGTCGATGCTGCTGGCAGAAATGGGCGTGAAGCCGGAAATGGCCGGGCGGCATACCCAGCGTGTACGCCGCGTGATCGCCGAAGTTATTCCGCTGTTGTCACTGCTGGTGATTTTCCTGCTGCTGTCGGCATTGTCGGCGAGCATTCTGCCCACCAGCGAGTTGTTGTTGGTCATTGCCGTGGTGGCCGCAGTGGTGGTGGCCTTGTTGTGGCGCTGGTTCATCCGCGTGCACACGCGCATGCAGATTGCCTTGCTGGAGACGCTGGAAAACAGTCGCGAGAATACGCACTGA
- a CDS encoding acyl-CoA thioesterase has product MEPGNAQLSMTVLMTPDMANFSGNVHGGTLLKYLDEVAYACASRYAGSYVVTLSVDQVIFREPVHVGELVTFLASVNYTGNTSMEVGIKVVTENIRERSVRHSNSCFFTMVAVDDNRRPVPVPPRQPHSSEEKRRFLQGQQRRQIRQELEKRYQDLKTDAI; this is encoded by the coding sequence ATGGAACCTGGAAACGCCCAGCTGAGCATGACCGTCCTGATGACCCCGGACATGGCCAACTTTTCTGGCAACGTACATGGCGGCACCCTGCTCAAGTACCTCGACGAAGTGGCCTACGCGTGCGCCAGCCGCTATGCCGGCAGCTATGTGGTGACCCTGTCGGTCGACCAGGTGATCTTCCGCGAGCCCGTGCACGTGGGTGAACTGGTGACCTTCCTTGCGTCGGTCAACTACACCGGCAATACCTCGATGGAAGTCGGCATCAAAGTGGTGACCGAGAACATTCGCGAGCGCTCGGTGCGCCATTCCAATAGCTGCTTCTTTACCATGGTCGCAGTCGATGACAACCGCCGCCCGGTGCCGGTGCCGCCGCGCCAGCCGCACAGCAGCGAAGAAAAACGCCGCTTCCTGCAAGGCCAGCAGCGCCGCCAGATCCGCCAAGAGCTGGAGAAGCGCTACCAGGACCTGAAAACCGACGCGATCTAA
- the pdxY gene encoding pyridoxal kinase PdxY, with translation MKRTPHLLAIQSHVVFGHAGNSAAVFPMQRIGVNVWPLNTVQFSNHTQYGQWAGEVLAPAQIPALVEGISNIGELGHCDAVLSGYLGSAEQGRAILAGVERIRAVNPKALYLCDPVMGHPEKGCIVPQEVSEFLLDEAAARADILCPNQLELDSFCGRRAQSLEDCVGMARSLLQRGPQVVLVKHLVYPGRAEDQFEMLLVTAEHSWHLRRPLLAFPRQPVGVGDLTSGLFLARVLLGDSWVQAFEFTAAAVHEVLLETQACASYELQLVRAQDRIAHPRVRFEAQLLAF, from the coding sequence ATGAAACGTACCCCGCACCTGCTCGCCATCCAGTCCCATGTGGTGTTCGGCCACGCCGGCAACAGCGCCGCGGTGTTTCCCATGCAGCGTATCGGGGTCAATGTCTGGCCACTCAATACCGTGCAGTTCTCCAATCACACACAGTATGGCCAGTGGGCGGGTGAAGTGCTTGCCCCGGCGCAAATTCCTGCATTGGTGGAAGGTATTTCCAACATTGGCGAACTGGGTCACTGCGATGCGGTGCTTTCTGGCTACCTTGGCAGTGCCGAGCAGGGGCGGGCTATTCTGGCGGGTGTCGAGCGGATCAGGGCGGTAAACCCCAAGGCTTTGTACTTGTGTGACCCGGTCATGGGGCACCCGGAGAAGGGCTGCATCGTGCCACAGGAAGTCAGCGAGTTCCTGCTCGACGAGGCGGCGGCGCGGGCCGACATCCTGTGCCCCAACCAGCTGGAGCTGGACAGCTTCTGTGGGCGCCGCGCGCAGTCTCTGGAGGATTGCGTGGGCATGGCGCGCAGCCTGTTGCAGCGGGGGCCGCAGGTGGTACTGGTCAAACACCTGGTTTACCCCGGGCGGGCCGAAGACCAGTTCGAAATGCTGCTGGTGACCGCCGAACACAGCTGGCACCTGCGCCGCCCGCTGCTGGCGTTCCCGCGTCAGCCGGTGGGGGTGGGTGACCTGACCTCAGGCTTGTTCCTGGCCCGTGTGCTGCTCGGCGACAGCTGGGTGCAGGCGTTCGAATTCACCGCTGCAGCCGTGCATGAGGTGTTGCTGGAAACCCAGGCCTGCGCCAGCTACGAACTGCAGCTGGTACGGGCCCAGGACCGCATCGCCCACCCGCGGGTGCGCTTTGAGGCGCAGTTGCTGGCGTTTTAG
- a CDS encoding DUF3301 domain-containing protein, which yields MLTLENVFVLMLLATAGGWLWHNHGLREKALERVKQHCAKLDLELLDDAVALKRIAFVCDANGRKRLARVYAFEFTVTGEQRHPGTVTQFGAHSVQIELAPYPFEIKTPPRTDNVIEMQQWRQEHNRWRN from the coding sequence ATGTTGACCCTGGAGAATGTCTTCGTCCTGATGCTGTTAGCCACGGCAGGCGGCTGGTTGTGGCACAACCATGGGTTGCGCGAAAAAGCCCTTGAACGGGTCAAACAGCACTGCGCCAAGCTCGATCTCGAGCTGCTAGACGATGCCGTCGCACTCAAGCGCATCGCCTTTGTCTGTGATGCCAATGGCCGCAAGCGCCTGGCACGCGTCTATGCCTTCGAATTCACCGTTACCGGCGAGCAACGCCACCCCGGTACCGTGACCCAGTTTGGCGCGCACAGCGTGCAGATCGAGCTGGCGCCCTACCCGTTCGAAATCAAGACCCCGCCACGCACCGACAATGTCATCGAGATGCAGCAGTGGCGCCAAGAGCACAATCGCTGGCGCAATTGA
- a CDS encoding CobW family GTP-binding protein: protein MLQNIPTHVIAGPLGAGKTTLIRHLLAQRPGNERWAVLINEFGLVGLDAALLSRDEDGIAIGEVAGGCLCCVNGMPFQVGLGRLLRKSRPDRLFIEPSGLGHPLQLLAQLKQAPWAGVLTIQPLLMVVDAQSMVRNEPLPDAQQQAFNASENVVFNKSEAVDENSKLLITNKFKDKNVVWSVQGQVPLSSLLGALVEIVDSPFEENQIVDNLGGPPTILWTDPSQPICLAQEGEGGWSIGWRWHPAQQFYPQRLLAFLRTLPWRRAKGVIHSVEGWQSFNGLKGDMPMWQPSEWRRDSRIELIFDQPQSQPMLQAGLSECRVS, encoded by the coding sequence ATGCTGCAGAACATTCCCACCCATGTGATTGCTGGCCCACTGGGGGCCGGCAAGACCACCCTGATCCGCCATCTGCTTGCCCAGCGCCCGGGCAACGAACGCTGGGCGGTATTGATCAACGAATTCGGCCTGGTTGGCCTGGATGCGGCCTTGCTCAGCCGTGACGAAGATGGCATCGCCATCGGCGAGGTTGCAGGCGGCTGCCTGTGTTGCGTCAACGGCATGCCGTTTCAGGTGGGCCTGGGCCGGTTGTTGCGCAAATCCCGGCCTGACCGGCTGTTTATCGAGCCGTCAGGGCTGGGCCACCCCCTGCAGCTGCTTGCTCAGCTGAAACAGGCTCCGTGGGCTGGAGTGCTGACAATTCAGCCGTTGTTGATGGTTGTCGATGCGCAATCCATGGTCCGAAACGAGCCGCTTCCAGACGCCCAACAGCAGGCTTTCAACGCGTCTGAAAACGTGGTTTTCAACAAGTCAGAGGCTGTGGATGAAAATTCTAAGTTGTTGATAACTAATAAATTTAAAGACAAGAATGTGGTGTGGTCGGTACAGGGCCAGGTGCCGCTATCAAGCCTTCTTGGCGCGCTGGTAGAGATTGTCGACAGCCCATTTGAGGAAAACCAGATTGTCGACAATCTTGGGGGGCCCCCAACAATATTGTGGACAGACCCCAGCCAGCCGATCTGTCTTGCCCAGGAGGGGGAGGGAGGTTGGAGCATTGGCTGGCGCTGGCATCCCGCACAGCAGTTTTATCCACAGCGGCTACTGGCGTTCTTGCGGACCTTGCCATGGCGGCGTGCGAAAGGGGTTATCCACAGCGTGGAAGGTTGGCAGTCATTCAATGGGCTCAAGGGTGACATGCCGATGTGGCAGCCCAGTGAATGGCGAAGGGATAGCCGTATCGAGCTGATTTTTGATCAGCCGCAATCGCAACCCATGCTGCAAGCTGGGTTGAGCGAATGCCGCGTCAGCTGA
- a CDS encoding DUF1826 domain-containing protein, producing MNQALKPVGIFQVSGETPLVLTDVLQDGVNLAVWRRRLPPQLEDFAELVVSLGQPLAEQWVIDVDEQQMPVLSDLLREAADYHGYEAFVADVAWLVEAYTCLVGARRVGLRLRVLTGPMCPRFHVDNVPLRLLTTYAGPGSEWLREQESRRGELHTAQVPVDNIQKLHVGEVAVLKGERWQGNEGAGLVHRSPSGQQGRLLLSLDWLA from the coding sequence ATGAACCAGGCGCTCAAGCCTGTGGGTATCTTTCAGGTGTCTGGCGAAACGCCGCTGGTGCTGACCGACGTGCTGCAGGACGGCGTGAACCTGGCGGTATGGCGCCGGCGCTTGCCGCCACAGCTGGAGGATTTCGCCGAGCTGGTAGTCAGCCTTGGGCAACCCCTGGCAGAACAGTGGGTAATCGATGTGGACGAACAGCAGATGCCGGTTTTGTCGGATTTGCTACGCGAAGCGGCGGACTACCACGGCTACGAAGCATTCGTGGCCGATGTAGCCTGGCTGGTGGAGGCATATACCTGCCTGGTTGGCGCGCGGCGGGTCGGTTTGCGCCTGCGGGTGCTGACCGGGCCCATGTGCCCGCGCTTTCATGTGGATAACGTGCCGTTGCGATTGCTGACCACCTATGCGGGCCCGGGTAGCGAGTGGTTGCGAGAGCAGGAGAGCCGGCGCGGGGAGTTACACACAGCTCAAGTGCCTGTGGATAACATTCAGAAACTGCACGTCGGTGAAGTGGCTGTACTCAAGGGCGAGAGGTGGCAGGGCAACGAAGGTGCAGGGCTTGTGCACCGCTCGCCCTCGGGCCAGCAAGGGCGCCTGCTGCTCAGCCTTGACTGGCTAGCCTGA
- the zigA gene encoding zinc metallochaperone GTPase ZigA encodes MSNRLPVTVLSGFLGAGKSTLLNHVLRNRDNLRVAVIVNDMSEINIDASEVQRNVSLNRAEEKLVEMSNGCICCTLREDLLEEVARLAEEGRFDYLLIESTGISEPLPVAETFTFRDEQGRSLSDMARLDTMVTVVDGLNFLRDYQAAESLASRGETLGEEDERSISDLLIEQVEFADVLLLSKIDLIGQHEREELMAILRSLNARAQIVPMVMGQVPLARILDTGLFDFDQAAQAPGWLQELRGEHVPETEEYGIAAKTWQGRRPLHPQRFFDFIHKPWSNGRLLRSKGFFWLASKYQEAGSWSQAGGMMRHGLAGRWWRFVPREQWPQDVDNTADILKHWHAETGDCRQELVFIGQNIDFKKLSTELEACLLTDEEMELGPMGWLRLPDPFGPWHEEAAA; translated from the coding sequence ATGTCCAATCGTCTCCCTGTCACCGTGCTGTCTGGCTTCCTTGGTGCCGGCAAGAGCACACTGCTCAACCATGTGCTGCGTAACCGCGACAACCTGCGGGTCGCGGTCATCGTCAACGACATGAGTGAAATCAACATCGACGCCAGCGAGGTGCAGCGCAACGTCAGCCTCAACCGCGCTGAAGAGAAACTGGTCGAGATGAGCAACGGCTGCATCTGCTGCACACTGCGGGAAGACCTGCTCGAAGAGGTTGCACGGCTGGCCGAAGAAGGCCGCTTCGATTATTTGCTCATCGAGTCCACGGGTATCTCGGAGCCGCTGCCGGTTGCCGAGACGTTCACGTTTCGCGACGAGCAGGGCCGCAGCCTTTCCGACATGGCCCGGTTGGACACCATGGTCACTGTGGTCGATGGCCTGAATTTTTTACGCGATTACCAGGCAGCAGAAAGCCTGGCCAGCCGTGGTGAAACTTTGGGCGAAGAGGACGAGCGGTCGATCAGTGATCTGCTGATTGAGCAGGTGGAGTTCGCCGATGTGCTGTTGTTGAGCAAGATCGACCTGATCGGCCAGCACGAGCGTGAAGAACTCATGGCCATCTTGCGTAGCCTCAACGCCCGGGCACAGATCGTGCCCATGGTCATGGGCCAGGTGCCGCTGGCGCGCATCCTGGACACTGGCCTGTTCGACTTCGACCAGGCTGCTCAAGCGCCTGGCTGGTTGCAAGAATTGCGCGGCGAGCATGTGCCAGAGACTGAAGAGTACGGCATCGCGGCCAAGACCTGGCAGGGGCGGCGGCCACTTCATCCACAACGCTTTTTCGATTTTATCCACAAGCCTTGGAGCAATGGTCGGCTGCTGCGTTCTAAGGGTTTTTTCTGGTTGGCCAGCAAGTACCAGGAAGCCGGTAGCTGGTCCCAGGCAGGTGGCATGATGCGTCATGGCCTGGCGGGCCGTTGGTGGCGTTTCGTGCCGCGCGAGCAGTGGCCCCAGGATGTGGATAACACTGCCGATATCTTGAAACACTGGCACGCCGAAACCGGTGACTGCCGGCAGGAATTGGTGTTCATTGGTCAGAATATCGACTTCAAAAAGTTATCCACAGAGCTTGAGGCCTGCTTGTTGACGGATGAAGAAATGGAGTTGGGGCCTATGGGCTGGTTGCGTCTGCCCGATCCATTTGGCCCTTGGCACGAGGAGGCGGCAGCATGA
- the folE2 gene encoding GTP cyclohydrolase FolE2 yields the protein MTQLKLPDIAAQTLEYTLPLDWVGMCGIALPVQFEGRTAAAKIDAGVSLVDGSSRGIHMSRLYLALETLEHQPLTPLAIRQLLAGFLSSHEGLSSAAYLRLRFEHLLKRPALISPLAGWKSYAVSVDARIENEVFHVELSVSVPYSSTCPCSAALARQLIQQQFLDDFSEDQVEKSAVMQWLGSAEGIVATPHSQRSTAHIQVRLRSNEHVLPITELIDCIEASLGTAVQTAVKRADEQAFALANGQNLMFCEDAARRLHKALRQLQWSTAFKLRVEHAESLHAHDAVATSQWQWDVSCAV from the coding sequence ATGACCCAGCTCAAGCTCCCCGACATCGCAGCACAAACCCTGGAGTACACCTTGCCTTTGGACTGGGTGGGCATGTGCGGGATTGCCTTGCCTGTGCAATTCGAAGGGCGCACCGCAGCCGCCAAAATCGATGCAGGGGTAAGCCTGGTAGACGGCAGTTCACGCGGTATCCATATGTCGCGACTTTACCTTGCCCTTGAGACACTGGAGCACCAGCCCCTCACTCCACTCGCAATCAGACAGCTACTGGCCGGTTTCCTGAGCAGCCATGAAGGCCTTTCTTCGGCAGCCTACCTGCGGCTGCGGTTTGAGCATCTGCTGAAAAGGCCGGCCTTGATCAGCCCCTTGGCAGGCTGGAAAAGCTACGCCGTTTCGGTCGATGCACGGATAGAAAACGAAGTGTTCCACGTGGAACTATCTGTTTCCGTACCCTATTCCTCTACCTGTCCATGCTCAGCTGCGCTTGCACGCCAGCTGATCCAACAGCAGTTCCTGGACGACTTCAGCGAAGACCAAGTCGAAAAGTCCGCAGTAATGCAGTGGCTTGGCAGCGCCGAAGGTATTGTGGCGACGCCGCACAGCCAACGAAGTACCGCCCACATTCAAGTAAGGCTGCGCAGCAATGAGCACGTATTACCCATCACCGAATTGATCGATTGCATTGAGGCAAGCTTGGGGACCGCTGTGCAAACCGCGGTGAAGCGTGCGGACGAGCAAGCCTTCGCCTTGGCCAACGGGCAGAACCTGATGTTCTGTGAAGACGCCGCACGACGCCTGCACAAGGCGCTACGGCAATTGCAATGGAGCACGGCCTTCAAGCTGCGCGTGGAGCATGCAGAAAGCCTGCATGCCCACGACGCCGTCGCCACCAGCCAATGGCAATGGGACGTCAGCTGCGCGGTTTGA